TTGTGCCTAGTAGGCTCATGTCTCCAACTCTGTAGGGCCCTGATACTCACCTCAGAGCCCTAGAGGGagccctgtggaggcttgttaCTCTGGTAAACAGCTGCTAGGTTGGGAGTGGGCTTTGCAGCTCTGCTCCCAGACTGTGGGTGCTGACATTTCGCCTCTCTCCCTGAGCTCTTTACACCAGTTCTCACATGGCAGAGAGGTATGAGGTTTCTGGGTTGAGGGAGCAGCCGCTTTTCTGGCTCCATTGTGGAGAAGTTTGCCAAGTAACATCTGTACTTAACTTGCCCAGTGGCAGGAAAGGAAAACTGTCATTTGGGGTTAGTCCCTGGAGCCCCGAAGGCACAGAAGAGAGTGTTGGCTGCACTGGCAGAGAGGGTTGGCTGTTCCATGGGTGGCATGGGGCTCAGCCATATTACCAAGCACTACTGACAGGGTTAACCTCCTCCTGCAGAAGATGGGTGTGAATCTGACCCGAAGCAATAAGGACACGGTGCGGCACAGTGACGTCCTGTTCCTGGCTGTGAAGCCCCACATTATCCCTTTCATCCTGGATGAGATCGGGGCTGACGTGCAGGAGAGGCACATCGTGGTCTCCTGTGCGGCTGGCGTCACCATCAGTTCTGTGGAGAAGGTGCTGACTCCCGGGTGTCCGTGTGTGAGGGGAGGGATGGCCTGGGAGTGGCTGCTGATGGTGACCTGGGGGAGCTGTGCCCCCTGGACACTCATTTGGCTTGCTGTCCTCCTCTAGAAGCTGATGGCTTTCCAGCCAGCCCCCAAAGTGATCCGCTGCATGACCAACACGCCTGTGGTGGTCCGAGAGGGGGCCACTGTGTACGCCACAGGCACCCATGCTCTGGTGGAAGATGGGAAGCTTCTGGAGCAGCTGATGAGCAGTGTGGGCTTCTGCACAGAGGTGGAGGAAGACCTCATAGATGCTATCACCGGGCTCAGCGGCAGCGGGCCCGCCTACGTGAGTGGTCCTCACCTGCCCATTGGCTTGCAGGAataggaggggctgggggcgggggagggggcagctGGCACGTCTCTTGGACACGACTGGCTGGTGGAAGGTGCTGACCTTTAGGATTCGTTCCAGTCGTCAGAGAAAGCAGCCTCTGGGGTGTGGTGCGTGGATGCTCGTTTCCCAGGGTTCAGAGGGTATCTCCACAGGCGTTTATGGCCCTGGATGCGCTGGCAGACGGCGGGGTGAAGATGGGCGTGCCACGGCGCCTGGCAGTCCGACTGGGAGCTCAGGCGTTGCTGGTTCGTGTGTTTGCGTGTTTGGTTTTAGGGttgtgttttgggggtggggggcggcaCTGAGCTGGGCGTAGGCTGGgtctaattctttttctttgtgcctCAGGGAGCAGCTAAGATGCTGCTGGATTCAGAGGACCATCCGGGCCAGCTCAAGGACAACGTCTGCTCCCCTGGGGGGGCCACCATCCATGCCCTGCACTTCCTGGAGAGTGGGGGCTTCCGCTCTCTGCTCATCAATGCAGTTGAGGCCTCCTGTATTCGAACAAGGTGCGCGAGGCCCCGCTCTCCCCAGACTGAGTTCTTCCGTTTCCAGCCTACCCTGGGGTGGGCTGCTGTTACTCCTGAAGGTTTCACGAGTGGTCTGTCCTCTGTTGGTTATCATGGTTTCAAGCTTCCTTTGGCCAAGGGTTTGCTACCTTTCCTTTACTTAGTTTCTTATCACACTCCTGATGGCTATGATTAGCTTTGATTTGTAGATGGGGACATTCAAGATCTAACTGTTCAATGGTGGAGGTGGGATTCAACTCCTGACTGACTTCAAGCCCTATAACTTCCTATACTTTTTTTCTTGTGTGGT
This is a stretch of genomic DNA from Rattus rattus isolate New Zealand chromosome 10, Rrattus_CSIRO_v1, whole genome shotgun sequence. It encodes these proteins:
- the Pycr2 gene encoding pyrroline-5-carboxylate reductase 2, producing the protein MSVGFIGAGQLACALARGFTAAGVLSAHKIIASSPEMDLPTVSALRKMGVNLTRSNKDTVRHSDVLFLAVKPHIIPFILDEIGADVQERHIVVSCAAGVTISSVEKKLMAFQPAPKVIRCMTNTPVVVREGATVYATGTHALVEDGKLLEQLMSSVGFCTEVEEDLIDAITGLSGSGPAYAFMALDALADGGVKMGVPRRLAVRLGAQALLGAAKMLLDSEDHPGQLKDNVCSPGGATIHALHFLESGGFRSLLINAVEASCIRTRELQSMADQEKVSPAALKKTLLDRVKLESPTVSTLAPPSSGKLLTRNPAQGSKRE